ACGTTGTTTTTCTCTCTCACATCGACGGCGACCACACAGGCGGGCTGTCCGCCTTCCTGGCCGCCAACGCGAACGTTACGGTCTATCTGCCGGCGTCCTTTCCCGGAGAGTTCAGGTCCCGAATCGAGCAGGCCGGCGCCGAGGTTGTCGAGATGCGCCAGCCACAGATGCTCTTCGACAACGTCTTCACGACCGGCGAACTGGGCCGCCTCAAGGTGGAACAGTCGCTTGTGGCGATGGTGCACGACATAGGCGTCGTCATCAGCGGCTGCGCGCACCCTGGCATCGAGAGGATGGTCGCAAAGGCACGTGATACGACGGGCGGAACGCGGTTTCTCGCCATCGGGGGCTTCCATTTCTTCATGTCGGGAGACGAGAGCATAAGAGAGGTGATCGAGCGCCTCAAGAGTCTAGGTGTTGAGTGGGCCGCCCCAACGCACTGCTCGGGCGACCGGGCGAGGGAGCTCTTTGAGGAGGCGTTTGGCGACCGTTACATCCGGGCCGGCGTCGGAAAGACGATCGACCTGTCGGCGCTAGGGTAGAGCCAGCCTGCTTGTCCTTCACACGCCGGCCGCTGTGCCATCTTTATTTGCATAATTGCGTGTATCAGGTAAGGTCTGCACACAGCCACAAAGTGCTGATTTATGGTTGGAGATAAGACCGCTACGAAGCGCTTGTTTGGAGGGTATCGACATTTCTGTGCAATTAACGATCGAGCTTCCCGAGGATGTTTTTTCAGCGTTGCGGGCAAGCCCAGCTGAGTTTGTGAAGGAGATGCGACTGGCGGCTGCTGTGAAATGGTATGAGATGGAGATGGTCTCACAGTCCAAAGCCGCGGAACTGGCTGGCGTCAGTCGGCAGGAGTTCCTTTCGGCGCTTAATCGTTTCCGAGTTTCTCCGTTTCAGACGACTGATGAGGAGCTGGCAGAGGAATCTGCCCGTGGATAGGAGGTGGGTTGTTAACTCATCTCCATTGATCGTTCTTGCTAGAATCTCTCACCTCCACCTGATTACCGATATGTGCAGTGAGATCGTCATCCCCGATGGGGTTGCTCAGGAAATCGATTGCGGCCCAAAGGATGATCCGGCCAGAAAGTGGTTAAGAGAAGAGGGGCAAAGATTTGTTGTATGCCCAGGCCTGGTAGAACCTGTGGTGAAAGCCTGGGATCAGGAGAAACACAAGTCCTCTCATTTGCGCATAATAAACCCGGCTACGAGGCTGTGATTGACGATCGGTCTGCCAGAAGATGTGCCTTATCTTTGGGTATCGCTGTCCGTGGGACTCTCGGCATCATCTTGCTGGCCAAAAAAGACGGGCGATTGTCCCAGATTGCGACGATCCTCGATCAGATGGTACGATTTGGTTTCAGAATAAAGCCAGAGCTAATGAAGGCGGCCCTAAGGCTTATGGACGAATAGTCTCCTCCCTGAGCTACCTCCAGCGAGCTCTGATTCGAGCAGAGGCGATCGCCTCCGCACACTATTCGAGATCGCGCTAGGTTTCGCAGGAATGGTTGAAAGCGGCCGTCCTTACGTTGACCTTTGGTGCCCGGTGCTTTTTTCGGGCT
This genomic interval from bacterium contains the following:
- a CDS encoding MBL fold metallo-hydrolase yields the protein MSKNNPSDSVTMTIVYDNYQHRQGLKTGWGFSCVVRGLDRTILFDTGGDGKTLLGNLGDLRIDPADIDVVFLSHIDGDHTGGLSAFLAANANVTVYLPASFPGEFRSRIEQAGAEVVEMRQPQMLFDNVFTTGELGRLKVEQSLVAMVHDIGVVISGCAHPGIERMVAKARDTTGGTRFLAIGGFHFFMSGDESIREVIERLKSLGVEWAAPTHCSGDRARELFEEAFGDRYIRAGVGKTIDLSALG
- a CDS encoding UPF0175 family protein; this translates as MSVQLTIELPEDVFSALRASPAEFVKEMRLAAAVKWYEMEMVSQSKAAELAGVSRQEFLSALNRFRVSPFQTTDEELAEESARG